Part of the Nitrospirota bacterium genome, ATGCGGTCCACTCCGGTGCGCCGCCGGGCACGCTGCAGTTTCTCTCGCTCGATCATGTTCGGGGCGGGATGCATGGGCATGCACCTTCAAGTCATGGCCTCGGTCTGGCTCAGGCTCTGACTCTCGCCGAGGCCATTGGCGCCTTGCCGCAACGGCTTGAGGTCTGGGGCATCGAAATGGGAGCCCTCCCAGGTCCTGAGCGCTCGGAACTCTCCCTCGCCCTGGCCCTCGCCCTCCCCGACGTCACTGCCCGGATCGAGGCGCGGCTGACGAATCTCCTTGCGTAAATTTTTTTGACACCACATCGATGAGGGGTTATTTTTTCTCCATTAATATTGGGAAAAAAACCCCAAAATGAGTGAATCAGAGCAACTCAACCGTACCCTTGCTGCCGCCATTCGCCGGTTGATGCGGCCGCTTGTCCGCCTGCTTCTTCGCCACGGGGTGGCCTTCGACACCTTTGCGGACTGGGCACGAAGGGTTTACGTCGATGTCGCTTTTGATGAGTTCGATCTCCCCGGCAAGCGGCAAACCATCTCGCGCGTCTCTGTTCTGACCGGGCTGACGCGCAAGGAAGTCAGCCGCCTGCGGGCAGAAGGGGATGGCGAGGACAAGGCCGTCAGTGCTCGATACAACCGTTCGGTTCGGGTCATCAGTGGCTGGTTGAACGATCCTGCCTATATCGACGGGACCGGCTGTCCAAGCGTGCTTCCCTTGCATGCGGACGGGCATTCATTTGCGGACC contains:
- a CDS encoding hydrogenase maturation protease, encoding MTSANLRVIGLGSPFGDDAVGLLAIEALERRPQFAGRVQFHALDRPGTLLIPLLQASAHVIVIDAVHSGAPPGTLQFLSLDHVRGGMHGHAPSSHGLGLAQALTLAEAIGALPQRLEVWGIEMGALPGPERSELSLALALALPDVTARIEARLTNLLA